Genomic window (Chloroflexota bacterium):
CTTTCCTGCTTGTTTGAGGAGTCTGGTATGGGCCGGCCCTCCCTTTCCGAAGGGCGCCGGGGCTACACTGGAGAGACCAGGGAGACATCTCTCAAGCCTCCTTGACACACTCCCTGGCCATCCCGCACTATGGTGGAAATTCCGATTTTCTGAAAGTAGGCTGTTCCCCATGGTCCTCATCAAGCCTCGCAACAAAGTCGTCCGCGCCCTGCCCAAGGGCCAGCTCACCATCCCCCGCGACTTCCGCGACGCCCTGGGCATCGAGGCCGACTCCCTCCTCACCATCTCCCTGGTGAACGACCACCTGGAGATCGCACCCCTGCGCCCGGCTGCCGATGACCTCCGGCGCTATTCGGAAAAGGACATCGCCCGCTTCCTCAAGGAAGACAGGCTCGATGCAACGACCGCCAAGAAGGTCCAGGCCCTCCTCCGCAAAGCCCCACGCTAGATGGCCACCCCCTCGCGCCCGAGACTCTTCCTGGACGCCAGCCTCCTCGTCGCCGCCGCGCGCTCGCCCCAGGGAGGATCCGCCACGGTCCTCCAGCTCTGCGCCCACGGCCTCTGCCGCGCCATCGTCACAGAGAAGGTCCTCCTGGAGGCGCGCGTCAACATCGCAGAGAAGTTCGGGGCCGCGGAGCTAGCCCGGTTTTACGAACAGCTCGCCTCGGCCAAACCGGAGATCGCTCCGCCTCCTTCCGAAGATGCCGTCCGGCGCTGCCAGCCGCTCACCACGGCCAAAGACGTCCATGTCCTCGCCGCCGCCATAGACTCGAAGGCCAGCCATCTCCTCACCCTGGACCGCCGGCATCTCCTGACCCCCGCCATCCAGCGCGCGGGTCTTTCCTTTGCCGTTCTGACGCCAGGGGATTTTTTGAAGGCCTTTGTGGCCAACCTGTAGGGGTTGTTGTGTCTCTTCGGCTTTCCCTGTTGCCTCCTACTTCACTTTTGGTTTGAGGAGTTCCGCAGACGGCCCGGAAGCTGACTTTCGAATCGCTGAACGGTCTAGGGACGGGAGAGCGATCGCTCGAAACGAGAATCGAGCGTGGCGCAGCTGTTGGGGCATAAGCCCCTAGGCGGACGCCACTGCGCCGTATCCCGCCAGCGAAGAGGCCGGCGGGAAGAACCCACGTGAACCCCGGGGGACCGGGGCCCGGCGCACGGCGACTGACGTCTGCCTGCCATTCTCGACTGTGAGTCGTTGGTTTTTCCGAACCGGCGCGTATACCTCCGTAAGCCGACCGCCGTGATCGCGGATCTTCCAGACACGGGCCCCCGATGGCTCGGGATGCTCGGCGGCCTTGGCGACTCCTTCGCGAATGGAGGCGCGCGAACGCCGAGCATGTCTGCGGGTGCGCGCCTTGCGGCGCGCTATGGGCGTCCGGGCTCCTGTCCCGGACGCTGGGGCAAACAAAAGGGGAAGCGGTCCGACAGAGGGGCGCGGGCTACGCGCCGATCCACCGGTCCGCCTCCCCGGCTGTTTGTCCTGGCGAAGGCTTACACAATCATGCTAACCGCATAGTG
Coding sequences:
- a CDS encoding AbrB/MazE/SpoVT family DNA-binding domain-containing protein; protein product: MVLIKPRNKVVRALPKGQLTIPRDFRDALGIEADSLLTISLVNDHLEIAPLRPAADDLRRYSEKDIARFLKEDRLDATTAKKVQALLRKAPR
- a CDS encoding PIN domain-containing protein, giving the protein MATPSRPRLFLDASLLVAAARSPQGGSATVLQLCAHGLCRAIVTEKVLLEARVNIAEKFGAAELARFYEQLASAKPEIAPPPSEDAVRRCQPLTTAKDVHVLAAAIDSKASHLLTLDRRHLLTPAIQRAGLSFAVLTPGDFLKAFVANL